In the genome of Cellvibrio sp. KY-YJ-3, one region contains:
- the nagP gene encoding N-acetylglucosamine MFS transporter NagP, which yields MSVETMAVPKQSSNLIPLAMIAGLFFIFGFVTWLNGSLMPYLELVLTLTPFQASFILFSFYIAVTVFALPSSWVIRKVGYKNGMAIGLAVMASAALLYIPAAKSHWFLLFLVAQFMMGAGQTLVQTAVNPYVVKMGPEESAARRISIMGILNKSAGIVAPLVFTALILGGMSGTASKTPSPEEIEQLANNLVLPYIYMALVIGIVAFLVRISSLPELDLEKSKEEKLPLREVFQFPNLVLGVVALFLYVGVEVIAGDTIGSYGRSIGYTNFSILTSITMACMVFGYILGIVLIPRVISQQNMLLVSAVLGVFISLAIVFGSNESTSISSLFSFLGMPAIPNTILCIALLGLANAIVWPAIWPLALSGLGKYTATGSALLIMAIAGGAVVPVILGAASTIVDRQTAYIVMTPCYLFILYYAAKGYKLRSWK from the coding sequence ATGTCAGTCGAAACTATGGCGGTACCCAAGCAGTCATCCAACTTAATTCCCTTGGCGATGATTGCCGGTTTGTTTTTTATTTTTGGCTTTGTAACCTGGCTCAACGGTTCTCTGATGCCGTACCTGGAGTTGGTACTAACCCTGACGCCTTTTCAAGCATCATTTATTTTATTTTCGTTTTACATTGCAGTAACGGTTTTTGCTTTGCCCTCATCCTGGGTGATTCGCAAAGTCGGTTATAAAAATGGGATGGCCATTGGTTTAGCGGTGATGGCATCTGCCGCGCTGTTATACATTCCCGCTGCAAAATCCCATTGGTTTCTGTTGTTTTTAGTTGCGCAATTTATGATGGGGGCGGGCCAAACGTTAGTGCAAACTGCCGTTAATCCCTATGTCGTAAAAATGGGGCCGGAGGAGTCTGCTGCTCGCCGTATCAGTATTATGGGGATCTTGAATAAATCGGCAGGCATTGTGGCGCCCTTGGTATTTACCGCTTTGATTCTTGGTGGCATGAGTGGCACCGCATCAAAAACACCAAGCCCCGAAGAAATCGAACAGCTCGCGAATAACCTTGTATTACCCTATATCTACATGGCGTTAGTGATTGGTATTGTTGCCTTTTTGGTAAGAATTTCGTCGCTGCCAGAATTGGATTTGGAAAAAAGTAAAGAAGAAAAGCTGCCGCTGCGCGAAGTGTTTCAATTTCCGAATTTAGTGTTGGGTGTTGTCGCGCTGTTCTTGTATGTGGGCGTGGAGGTGATCGCAGGCGATACCATTGGCTCCTATGGGCGCAGTATTGGCTATACCAATTTTTCTATCCTCACCTCTATCACTATGGCCTGTATGGTGTTTGGTTACATTCTTGGCATAGTGTTAATTCCGCGGGTAATTTCCCAACAAAATATGCTGTTGGTCTCCGCTGTGTTGGGGGTATTTATCAGTTTGGCAATTGTGTTTGGTAGCAACGAATCCACTTCTATTTCATCGCTTTTTTCATTCCTGGGTATGCCCGCTATTCCCAATACTATTTTGTGTATTGCGCTGCTGGGGCTTGCCAATGCCATTGTATGGCCAGCTATTTGGCCTTTGGCGCTGAGCGGTCTGGGTAAATACACTGCAACTGGTTCGGCGCTATTAATTATGGCAATCGCCGGTGGTGCGGTAGTGCCGGTTATTTTAGGTGCGGCGTCCACTATTGTGGATCGTCAGACTGCATACATCGTAATGACACCCTGTTATTTATTCATTCTTTATTACGCAGCAAAAGGATACAAACTGCGCAGCTGGAAATAA
- a CDS encoding GTP-binding protein, whose translation MKKFSTLIVLSFSLLFAGAQAQAAKQLESLWQTIDLPTPESVLYVADKKAPYLFVALIDGQGNVADGKGGITKLATDGKVIDKNWISGLNAPKGMALHENYLYVADITELVIIDIKKQKVIKKIPVADSVFLNDVTVNSSGVVFVSDTRTNKVHRYLDGKIELYLDKVSSANGLKALGSTLVVGAGQELILVDADKNRAVIAKGFESGIDGIEMIERGEFIVSCWVGLVYYVHSDGRLELLIDSREQKINTADIGYDPNTQQLFVPNFFKNTVTAYQLK comes from the coding sequence ATGAAAAAATTCTCTACGCTCATCGTTTTATCATTTAGTTTGTTATTTGCTGGCGCTCAGGCTCAGGCTGCCAAACAATTGGAATCACTGTGGCAAACGATCGATTTACCCACGCCCGAGTCAGTGCTTTATGTGGCCGACAAAAAGGCGCCCTACCTGTTTGTAGCATTGATTGACGGGCAGGGTAATGTGGCTGACGGCAAAGGTGGCATCACAAAATTAGCCACCGATGGCAAAGTAATCGATAAAAACTGGATTAGCGGGCTCAACGCGCCCAAAGGTATGGCGCTGCACGAGAATTACCTCTATGTGGCCGATATTACCGAACTGGTCATTATTGATATCAAAAAACAGAAAGTTATCAAAAAAATTCCTGTTGCCGATTCAGTTTTTTTAAATGATGTGACGGTAAATTCTTCCGGTGTGGTGTTTGTATCTGACACGCGCACGAATAAAGTCCACCGCTATCTGGATGGTAAAATCGAACTCTATTTGGATAAGGTCAGCAGCGCCAATGGCCTGAAAGCCTTAGGTTCTACCCTGGTGGTAGGCGCTGGCCAAGAGTTAATATTGGTTGATGCAGACAAAAATCGTGCGGTGATTGCCAAAGGGTTTGAGTCAGGAATTGACGGTATAGAAATGATTGAGCGCGGTGAGTTTATTGTGTCTTGCTGGGTGGGCTTGGTGTATTACGTTCACAGCGATGGTCGTCTTGAATTGTTGATCGATTCACGCGAACAAAAAATCAATACGGCGGACATCGGTTACGACCCCAATACCCAGCAGCTGTTTGTGCCCAATTTTTTCAAAAATACGGTGACAGCGTATCAATTGAAATAA
- the nagB gene encoding glucosamine-6-phosphate deaminase: MKVVILKDAAAVARYGADIFIQQINQKPDSVLGLATGSTPVALYKELIAAYKNAQVSFRRVSSFNLDEYLGLPSSHPQSYRYFMNQQLFDHVDIDKAQTHVPPGDAQDPFNACEIYEAAIKHKGGIDIQLLGIGRNGHIGFNEPSSSLMSRTRVKTLTRATIEDNARFFGADEYQPHLSITMGIGTILESKKVVLLATGENKAEAIKATVEGPLTAACPASALQLHQQVVLVIDEAAASQLSDVDFYKHIEIENQKLLERLEQLKLR, translated from the coding sequence ATGAAAGTTGTAATTTTAAAAGATGCTGCCGCTGTTGCGCGTTATGGTGCAGATATTTTTATCCAACAAATTAATCAAAAACCTGATTCAGTTTTGGGTTTGGCGACGGGTTCCACGCCGGTTGCACTCTATAAAGAGTTGATTGCTGCTTATAAAAATGCTCAGGTTTCATTTAGACGTGTGAGCAGTTTTAATCTGGATGAATACCTTGGCTTGCCATCAAGCCATCCGCAAAGTTATCGCTATTTTATGAATCAACAGTTGTTTGATCATGTTGATATCGACAAGGCGCAAACTCATGTTCCGCCGGGTGATGCGCAAGATCCGTTTAACGCTTGCGAAATTTATGAAGCGGCCATTAAACACAAAGGTGGTATTGATATTCAATTACTCGGCATTGGTCGCAACGGGCATATTGGTTTTAATGAGCCATCTTCGTCACTTATGTCTCGCACGCGAGTAAAAACCTTAACGCGCGCGACTATCGAAGACAACGCCCGTTTTTTTGGCGCAGACGAATACCAGCCCCATCTATCCATCACCATGGGTATAGGTACAATTCTCGAATCAAAAAAAGTGGTGCTACTCGCCACGGGTGAAAATAAAGCTGAGGCAATTAAAGCAACAGTCGAAGGGCCATTAACCGCCGCTTGCCCGGCATCGGCCTTACAGTTGCATCAACAGGTGGTGTTAGTAATTGATGAAGCGGCTGCTTCGCAGCTGTCGGATGTGGATTTTTACAAACATATCGAAATAGAAAATCAAAAATTATTGGAAAGATTGGAGCAATTGAAACTTCGTTGA
- a CDS encoding DUF6445 family protein: MNIQILTVGNEQNKVICVDDFLPDPVQMVDAAVQSTFTPYAAAAQRKGYPGVRTAAPADYGRVLTATVGNVLREEFAIAASAKITMLQEAMCMMTVPEAALGPLQTIPHFDASNPHFFATLLYLCDEFHGGTGFYRHNATGYETITPERCDHYLDTCYDELNSRRRTKRYFSDTDETFTKIGFISARFNRLVIYRGCLLHSANILSELSLGTDPRNNRLTANVFFSFNE, encoded by the coding sequence TTGAATATTCAAATACTGACGGTAGGTAATGAGCAGAATAAAGTTATCTGTGTTGATGATTTTTTACCTGACCCTGTGCAGATGGTTGATGCCGCCGTGCAATCTACCTTTACTCCCTATGCTGCCGCTGCCCAGCGCAAAGGTTATCCAGGTGTGCGCACCGCTGCACCGGCGGATTATGGCCGTGTATTAACGGCGACGGTTGGCAATGTGCTACGCGAAGAATTTGCGATTGCAGCCTCGGCAAAAATTACCATGCTACAAGAGGCTATGTGCATGATGACGGTACCCGAAGCGGCACTTGGCCCCTTGCAAACCATCCCACATTTTGATGCGAGCAATCCCCATTTTTTTGCCACTCTGTTGTACCTGTGCGATGAGTTCCATGGCGGCACCGGGTTTTATCGCCACAATGCCACCGGTTATGAAACGATTACGCCCGAGCGCTGCGATCATTATTTGGATACTTGTTATGATGAATTAAATAGCCGGCGCCGTACCAAGCGCTATTTTTCTGATACAGATGAAACCTTTACCAAGATTGGTTTTATCTCCGCACGGTTTAATCGCTTGGTAATTTATCGCGGCTGTTTACTGCATTCGGCCAATATCCTGTCGGAGCTCAGCTTGGGGACTGATCCGCGCAACAATCGCCTGACAGCGAATGTTTTTTTTAGTTTTAATGAATAA
- the motB gene encoding flagellar motor protein MotB has protein sequence MEKNSAQQPIIIKKKKGHGHGHHGGSWKVALADFMTAMMAFFLLMWLLGSTTPEEKKAISGYFVDPGSPYVVGEGGANPGLISLDQPVQPSTPTEAQEAPAQDVNEEQLKKEMERIENEQLEELKKQLETEINALDSVFQQIKDQILIDFTALGLRIQIVDKDQRPMFDVGSANLKPYSVDVLNALAPILNKVQNKISITGHTDSTPYGVGATYTNWELSADRANAARRALLQGSYPEEKVATVQGMGSAAPFLVDRPNEPINRRIAIIVLKKAVADALGSGAGIDSSKLINSSDTFTTPPPAGPKILSPTEVNDAIDAANAP, from the coding sequence ATGGAAAAGAATTCAGCTCAGCAACCCATCATCATCAAAAAGAAAAAGGGCCATGGCCATGGTCATCATGGTGGTTCATGGAAGGTTGCGCTCGCCGACTTTATGACGGCGATGATGGCGTTTTTTTTGTTGATGTGGCTATTGGGTAGTACTACACCAGAGGAAAAAAAGGCCATTTCTGGTTATTTTGTGGATCCGGGTAGCCCCTATGTGGTGGGCGAGGGCGGTGCTAACCCTGGTTTGATCAGCTTGGACCAGCCCGTGCAACCTTCTACCCCTACTGAAGCCCAAGAGGCTCCCGCGCAGGATGTGAATGAAGAGCAGCTTAAAAAGGAAATGGAGCGCATTGAAAATGAGCAGCTGGAAGAGCTAAAAAAACAACTGGAGACGGAGATTAACGCGCTCGATTCGGTGTTCCAACAAATTAAGGATCAGATCCTCATCGATTTTACCGCGTTGGGTTTACGCATCCAGATCGTCGATAAGGATCAGCGGCCGATGTTCGATGTGGGAAGTGCCAACCTCAAACCTTATTCGGTGGATGTGTTGAACGCCCTTGCACCTATCCTCAATAAAGTGCAAAACAAAATCAGCATCACTGGCCATACAGATTCAACACCTTACGGTGTTGGAGCTACCTACACTAATTGGGAGTTATCTGCTGATCGCGCCAATGCCGCGCGCCGCGCGTTGTTGCAGGGATCTTATCCAGAAGAAAAAGTAGCCACCGTTCAGGGTATGGGCTCAGCCGCTCCCTTTCTGGTGGATCGCCCGAATGAACCCATTAACCGCCGCATCGCCATTATTGTGCTGAAAAAAGCGGTGGCCGATGCTTTGGGTAGCGGGGCAGGTATAGACAGCAGCAAGCTGATCAACAGCAGTGATACCTTCACAACACCACCGCCAGCCGGCCCTAAGATTTTGTCGCCAACAGAGGTGAATGACGCGATTGATGCGGCCAATGCGCCCTGA
- a CDS encoding acyltransferase family protein, producing the protein MVKQRFQALDVMRGLTLALMILVNTPGSWSFVYGPLLHADWHGATATDFVFPFFMFIVGSSMYFAMRGLRQLAPAAQAQKILRRVVLLFVIGVLLSAYPFTNNIENWRVMGVLQRIAIAYGFAAFIILYFGFTGRVVMSAILLLGYWGLLNVAADPYSLEHNLVRQFDLAVLGANHLWQGKGLAFDPEGILSTFPSIVNVIIGFEATRVLLASEDKAKALSQLFVAALLLIGLALVWNLLFPINKSLWTSSFVVLTCGVAILLLLLLVKLEQSAAASVVKPVYHFFEIIGKNPLFIYVLSGLLATTLYLIPVGGESAYAALYAVFCTFADPYLASLLFALLMVLILWCVAWVLHKRNIIISL; encoded by the coding sequence GTGGTCAAACAACGTTTTCAGGCTTTGGATGTAATGCGTGGTTTGACCCTCGCGTTGATGATTCTGGTCAACACACCGGGTTCGTGGAGTTTTGTTTACGGCCCTTTATTGCACGCTGATTGGCATGGCGCCACAGCTACCGATTTTGTTTTTCCCTTCTTTATGTTTATCGTTGGCTCCTCCATGTATTTCGCTATGCGTGGTTTACGTCAGCTGGCGCCTGCGGCACAAGCACAAAAAATTCTGCGCCGTGTGGTGCTGTTATTTGTGATTGGTGTTTTGCTCTCGGCTTATCCGTTTACCAACAACATTGAAAATTGGCGGGTGATGGGGGTGTTGCAGCGCATTGCGATTGCCTACGGTTTTGCGGCATTTATTATTTTGTATTTTGGTTTTACCGGTCGGGTAGTGATGAGTGCGATCTTATTGCTTGGCTATTGGGGTTTGCTAAATGTCGCTGCTGACCCTTACAGCCTTGAACATAACCTGGTGCGTCAATTTGATTTGGCAGTATTGGGTGCAAATCATTTGTGGCAAGGCAAGGGGCTAGCCTTTGATCCTGAAGGCATCCTCAGCACTTTTCCCTCCATTGTAAATGTGATTATTGGCTTTGAAGCGACGCGGGTATTGCTGGCGAGCGAGGATAAAGCGAAAGCGTTAAGCCAATTATTTGTTGCAGCACTGTTATTGATTGGTTTGGCGCTGGTGTGGAATTTGTTGTTCCCGATTAATAAATCACTCTGGACCAGTTCTTTTGTGGTATTGACCTGCGGGGTTGCCATCCTGCTGTTGTTATTGCTGGTTAAACTTGAACAATCTGCGGCGGCAAGCGTGGTTAAACCGGTTTATCATTTTTTTGAAATTATTGGCAAAAACCCCTTATTTATTTATGTGCTGTCGGGTTTGTTGGCTACAACCTTGTATTTAATTCCAGTGGGTGGTGAATCGGCTTATGCGGCACTTTATGCGGTCTTCTGCACTTTTGCTGATCCCTATTTGGCCTCATTATTGTTTGCGCTGCTGATGGTATTGATTCTGTGGTGTGTGGCTTGGGTGCTGCATAAGCGCAATATTATTATTAGCCTCTAA
- the motA gene encoding flagellar motor stator protein MotA: protein MNIILGIIVVLGCVIGGFVVHGGNPMALMSPIEVLIICGASFGAMIIGNPLSVTMGVIKSGGSLMTPSKFNKVFYLELLTLLYDILNKTRREGLMAIEGDIEEPDSSPIFANYPSILKDHHIVEFICDYLRIMVAGNMAPHELESLMEQELDGHHQEASVVPGAIQNAADGLPGFGIVAAVLGVIITMGKIGGPPAEIGAAVAAALVGTLLGILFAYGFIAPFASYLQGKVRDESRSYECVKAVLVASMNGVPPQVAVEFGRKVLFHSVRPSFKELEEQYRASKK from the coding sequence GTGAATATCATTTTGGGCATTATTGTTGTCCTCGGTTGTGTTATCGGTGGCTTTGTTGTCCATGGCGGTAACCCAATGGCGCTGATGTCGCCCATCGAGGTATTGATTATCTGCGGAGCATCTTTCGGGGCAATGATTATTGGTAATCCGCTGTCGGTGACTATGGGGGTTATCAAATCCGGCGGCTCATTGATGACGCCCTCCAAATTCAACAAGGTGTTTTACCTGGAGCTGCTGACGCTGCTCTATGACATCCTCAACAAAACTCGACGTGAAGGTTTGATGGCCATTGAGGGTGATATCGAAGAGCCCGACTCCAGTCCTATTTTTGCTAATTACCCTTCTATTTTGAAAGATCACCATATCGTTGAATTCATCTGCGATTACCTGCGCATTATGGTGGCAGGCAATATGGCGCCCCATGAACTGGAGTCACTCATGGAGCAGGAGCTTGATGGTCATCATCAGGAAGCCTCTGTAGTGCCTGGTGCCATTCAGAATGCGGCAGATGGTTTGCCCGGTTTTGGGATTGTCGCGGCCGTGCTCGGGGTAATTATTACTATGGGTAAAATTGGTGGGCCACCAGCGGAAATTGGCGCTGCTGTAGCGGCGGCTCTGGTGGGGACATTGCTCGGTATTTTGTTTGCCTACGGTTTCATCGCACCATTTGCGAGTTATTTACAGGGCAAGGTACGCGACGAGAGCCGTTCCTACGAATGTGTAAAAGCGGTACTGGTTGCTTCCATGAACGGAGTACCACCGCAGGTCGCGGTCGAGTTTGGTCGTAAGGTTCTTTTCCACAGTGTTCGCCCCAGCTTTAAAGAGCTGGAAGAGCAATATCGCGCCAGCAAGAAGTAA
- the nagK gene encoding N-acetylglucosamine kinase produces MVKMPLGEQTLYIGIDGGGTKCRASIMTADLQVLGTGVGGPANPFHGVQQAKDSIRTAAELALIDAGLPPAVMGQLIAGAGLAGVNVPSLYEVMSDWQHPFKKMFLTTDLHIACLGAHNSDEGAVMIAGTGSCGYSYVNNASLFLGGHGFPIGDKGSGAWMGLEAIKAVLLDYDNLGPATILSHSISSFLQAEGVMIVDKMFGAKQGDYAKFAIFVVDAADAGDEVAMSIVKEGAAYMSAVARRLWATQPGRMSIIGGLAPRLIPWMDIDMADNLSPALYQPEFGAVYFAKQQFNVQEISSK; encoded by the coding sequence ATGGTGAAAATGCCGCTTGGCGAGCAGACCTTGTACATCGGGATTGACGGCGGCGGCACCAAGTGTCGTGCCAGTATCATGACCGCTGATTTACAAGTGCTAGGCACTGGCGTTGGCGGCCCGGCTAACCCTTTCCATGGTGTACAGCAAGCTAAAGATTCTATTCGCACTGCCGCCGAACTGGCTCTTATCGATGCCGGTTTACCACCTGCTGTGATGGGGCAGTTGATTGCGGGCGCGGGTCTTGCGGGTGTAAATGTTCCCAGTCTCTATGAAGTGATGAGCGATTGGCAGCATCCCTTCAAAAAAATGTTTCTCACTACCGATTTGCATATCGCCTGCCTTGGTGCTCACAACAGTGATGAAGGAGCGGTGATGATTGCGGGCACCGGTTCTTGTGGTTATTCCTACGTTAATAATGCGTCGTTGTTTTTAGGCGGTCACGGTTTTCCAATCGGCGATAAAGGCAGCGGTGCCTGGATGGGATTGGAAGCGATTAAAGCCGTGCTGCTCGATTACGACAACCTTGGCCCGGCCACTATTTTGAGCCACAGCATTAGTAGTTTTTTGCAGGCTGAGGGTGTGATGATCGTGGACAAAATGTTTGGTGCCAAACAAGGTGATTACGCCAAATTTGCCATTTTTGTGGTGGATGCTGCAGATGCGGGCGATGAAGTTGCAATGAGTATTGTAAAAGAAGGCGCTGCTTATATGAGCGCTGTAGCTCGTCGCCTATGGGCAACCCAGCCTGGTCGTATGTCGATTATTGGTGGTTTGGCGCCGCGCCTTATTCCCTGGATGGACATAGACATGGCGGACAACCTTTCGCCTGCGTTGTATCAACCAGAATTCGGCGCTGTCTATTTTGCCAAGCAGCAATTTAATGTTCAGGAAATCTCTAGCAAATAG
- a CDS encoding DUF1244 domain-containing protein: protein MKIEDLSPAMREKLEAAAFRRLVAHLDSRKDAQNIDLMNLAGFCRNCLSKWYVAAGAEQQLELDYEDARTHIYGMPYSEWKTQFQTEASPEQQAKFAQEMNKKD, encoded by the coding sequence ATGAAAATTGAAGATCTCAGCCCCGCCATGCGGGAAAAATTGGAAGCCGCCGCCTTTCGTCGCTTGGTTGCACACTTGGATAGTCGCAAAGATGCGCAAAATATCGACTTGATGAACCTCGCCGGGTTTTGCCGCAATTGCTTAAGCAAATGGTATGTAGCCGCCGGAGCAGAACAACAGCTTGAACTCGATTATGAAGATGCGCGCACACACATTTATGGTATGCCCTACAGTGAATGGAAAACACAATTTCAAACGGAAGCTTCGCCGGAACAACAGGCAAAATTTGCGCAGGAAATGAACAAAAAAGATTAG
- the nagA gene encoding N-acetylglucosamine-6-phosphate deacetylase, which produces MKQALVGARIFTGEEFLDDYALVLAGEKIDALLPRAQLDSSIPQTLLAGGVLAPGFIDLQVNGGGGAFFTNDTSVSAIQTILDGHRPTGTTSLLPTLISDTREVHQAGVKAVADAVAAGMKGVLGVHVEGPFFDMARRGAHNERYIRAMEQADIDWLVASVKGQHDFKVMLTLAPEHAAPGQIKQLTSAGVVICAGHTDAHYESVVCALKEGLSGFTHLYNAMRPTTGREPGVVGAALEDANSWCGIIIDTYHVHAASARIAYSAKPKGKMYLVTDAMSTVGSPEKSFQIYGETIYEKDGCLVNAEGRLAGSAIGMIDAVRLNTTWVGVELAESLRMASLYPAQFMQVDDYLGRIANGYRADLVHFTDDYRVTHTWVAGDLQVHL; this is translated from the coding sequence ATGAAACAAGCTTTGGTCGGTGCACGCATTTTTACCGGCGAAGAATTTCTGGATGACTACGCGCTGGTACTCGCGGGCGAAAAAATTGACGCGCTGCTACCACGTGCGCAACTGGATTCATCCATTCCGCAAACACTGCTGGCGGGTGGTGTGCTGGCGCCCGGTTTTATCGACCTGCAAGTGAATGGCGGCGGCGGGGCATTTTTTACTAACGATACCAGTGTCAGTGCCATTCAAACCATTCTCGATGGTCATCGCCCAACAGGCACTACGTCATTACTGCCAACCTTGATTAGCGATACCCGTGAGGTGCATCAGGCCGGTGTAAAAGCGGTGGCGGATGCGGTTGCTGCTGGTATGAAAGGTGTTCTTGGCGTGCATGTGGAAGGGCCGTTTTTTGATATGGCACGTCGCGGTGCGCACAACGAGCGCTACATTCGCGCAATGGAGCAGGCGGATATTGATTGGTTGGTGGCCTCGGTAAAAGGTCAGCACGATTTTAAAGTGATGCTCACGCTGGCGCCCGAGCATGCGGCGCCCGGTCAAATTAAACAATTAACGTCGGCCGGTGTAGTTATCTGTGCGGGTCATACGGATGCGCATTACGAATCGGTAGTGTGTGCTCTTAAAGAGGGGCTTTCCGGATTTACGCATTTGTATAACGCGATGCGCCCGACTACTGGTCGTGAACCCGGAGTCGTGGGGGCTGCACTTGAGGACGCTAACAGTTGGTGCGGAATTATTATTGATACCTATCACGTGCATGCGGCTTCTGCGCGCATTGCTTACTCTGCAAAACCCAAAGGCAAAATGTATTTAGTGACGGACGCTATGTCGACTGTCGGCTCGCCGGAAAAATCGTTTCAAATTTATGGCGAAACTATTTATGAAAAAGATGGTTGCCTGGTAAATGCGGAAGGGCGTTTGGCGGGTAGTGCGATTGGGATGATAGATGCGGTGCGTCTGAACACTACCTGGGTTGGTGTGGAGTTGGCGGAGAGCCTGCGCATGGCCTCGCTTTACCCTGCGCAATTTATGCAGGTGGATGATTATTTGGGGCGTATCGCTAACGGTTATCGCGCGGATCTGGTTCATTTTACTGATGATTATCGTGTAACCCATACCTGGGTAGCGGGTGATCTGCAGGTACACCTGTAG
- a CDS encoding LacI family DNA-binding transcriptional regulator: MKTSVDKHAPKSKATIKDVAKLAGVSFKTVSRVINKEGTVGQELQEKVMQAVKALNYQPNLSARLLRGAASSIGFIYDNPNSNYVIDMQKGILGECRRQGYELVIHPCDSKADDIIDEVLNMVDRSQVGGLVLTPPMSEMPEVLSALGKRKIPFVRILSGSQPPDKKGPCIFIDDRTAAYKITQYLIDLGHKSIAFLGGEETHKSSIERLEGYKAALKANKITLDKKLIIPGEYSFESGVKRTRQLLASNLKPTAVFACNDEIAAGTLFAARIQGVEVPQQLSIVGFEDSPFSRQAWPNLTTAQQPNTTIAERATGLLIDTIRAHRDVESEGFYPQLIVRDSTCPAPTKR; encoded by the coding sequence ATGAAAACCAGTGTCGATAAACACGCACCCAAGTCCAAAGCCACGATTAAAGATGTCGCCAAACTGGCTGGCGTCTCGTTTAAAACCGTATCGCGCGTCATTAATAAAGAGGGTACGGTTGGGCAAGAGCTGCAGGAAAAAGTGATGCAGGCGGTCAAGGCGCTGAACTACCAACCGAATCTATCTGCGCGGTTACTGCGTGGGGCGGCCTCTTCCATCGGTTTTATTTACGACAACCCCAACAGCAACTACGTGATCGATATGCAAAAAGGCATATTGGGCGAATGTCGCCGTCAGGGTTATGAGTTGGTGATTCACCCCTGCGATTCCAAAGCCGACGACATTATCGATGAAGTGTTGAACATGGTAGATCGCAGTCAAGTAGGCGGCTTGGTACTCACACCACCCATGTCGGAAATGCCTGAGGTACTCTCTGCACTGGGCAAACGTAAAATCCCATTTGTGCGCATTCTGTCCGGCTCACAGCCGCCCGATAAAAAAGGCCCCTGTATTTTTATCGACGACCGCACAGCAGCTTACAAAATTACCCAATACCTGATCGACCTTGGTCACAAATCTATCGCCTTTTTAGGTGGTGAAGAAACCCATAAATCCAGTATTGAACGCTTGGAAGGCTACAAAGCCGCACTCAAAGCCAACAAAATTACACTCGATAAAAAATTAATTATCCCCGGTGAATATTCGTTTGAATCAGGGGTAAAACGCACTCGCCAACTATTGGCATCCAACTTAAAACCTACAGCTGTATTTGCCTGTAACGACGAAATAGCCGCGGGCACTTTATTTGCCGCGCGGATTCAAGGCGTGGAAGTTCCACAGCAACTTTCTATTGTCGGCTTTGAAGACAGCCCCTTCTCGCGTCAAGCCTGGCCCAACCTCACCACTGCACAGCAACCCAATACCACGATTGCTGAACGGGCGACCGGGCTGTTAATTGACACAATTCGCGCGCACCGCGATGTGGAGAGTGAAGGTTTTTATCCGCAGTTAATTGTGCGTGACTCCACCTGCCCAGCCCCGACTAAACGCTAG